CACTTGAGTCATTGTTGTCAGACTTGAGGACAAGATTCTTCTCCTTTTTTGGTTCTCTTATTTCATggtccttctttttcttcatttcatagGTCTTCAGATTTCCGATGAACTTATCAATAGTCAGCTTTTGCAGATTCTTTGCCTCTGTGATAGCATTGACTTTGCTTTCCCACGAACAAGGTAATACACTAAGTATTTTCCTGACAAGTTTTTTCCTTGGAATAATCTCTCCTAGAAAGTGAATCTCATTGATGATGGAGGTGAACCGAATATTCATGTCCTAAgtggactcatcatccttcatcttgaagagttcatactcagtAGTGAGCATGTCGATCTTTGACTGCTTGACTTGAGTTGTTCCTTCATGTGCAGTTTGGAGAGCCTCCCAGATCTCCTTGGCAAATTGACAGGCATTCTGTTACATTCACTTGGTCTAATATCACACACGAGGATATTTTTTGCTCGTAAGTTTTTCTCTATATCTTTGCGGTCAACATAGTTGTACTCATTCCTTTTATTTAGAATTGTCACTGTTGGCTCGCTAATGGTCTTCTTAGGAACTAAAGGACCATCGCAGATAACATCTTATCATGTGCATCTTTCACACATAAGTGGTGTGATTCATCGAAGATCACATGTATGCTTTCTTCAACACATATAGTCCTTTTTTATAGACCTTGTATGCTTTATTCAACACATATAGTCCTTTTTTATAGACCTTGTATGCTTTACTTTGTGGGGAATATCCAAGAAAGATTCTTTTatcactcttggcatcaaatTTTTCCAACACTTCCTTACCATTATTGAGAGCAAACCATTTGCAGCCAAACGTTCTCATGTAAGTTAGCTTGGGTTTCCTTTCGTTCAGCAACTCATATGGGGTTTTGTTTAAGAGGGACCTGATTATGCACCTGTTTATCAAATAGCAGGTAGTGTtgattgcctcagcccaaaaaccTTTTGCTACACCACTATCAATCAGTATCGTCCTTGCCATGTtttcaagagtcctatttttcCTTTCTACAACACTATTTTGTAGGGGTGTTCTACGAGCTAAAAAATTGAGACTTATACCAATTTCAGCatagaatttgataaattttgcaTTTTCAAACTTTGTGCCATGATCAGATCTTATGTTTACAATATTATGACTCATTTTCACTTGAATCTGCTTCACAAAGGCCGCAAAAACTGGAAACGTTTCATCATTGGTTCTGAGGAACaaagtccatgtgaatctggagtagtcatcaaCTATGACCAAAATATACTttttcctcctctacttggcaccctcataggtccatATAGATCCATATGAAGGATATCAAGTGTCCTTGAGATGCTTacttcctttttgggcttgaagGAGCACCTGACTTGCTTTCCTCTTATACATACATCACATACCTTCTGATCCTTGAACCTTGACTTGGGTAGCCCATGAACTAGATCCTTCTTGACCAGCTTGTTCAGCAATGAAAAGCTTGCATGTCCCAATATTTTATGCCACAGCTCAGCATCATCAACAAAAACACTCAAACATGTAAGATCCCCATTGTTCAAATACTCAAAATCAGCAAGATAGatatttttgaatctttttgCCATCAGAACCACTTCACCCGTCATAAGAACTGGTGAGAGTGAAAGTCTTTGATAAGAATTCAACTTTGTTTCCTTTGGCGCAAATTTGAGAGATACTcagtaggctatatttcaagtcattcacatagtacacattctcaattgaATGCGTGAGTGTCTTTCCAACTCTTCCTACTCTTAGAATGTATCCTTTTTTGCCATTGTCAAAggacacactccctccttgcagggctttgaTTGAGAGGAAATCATCagtgcttccagtcatatgcttagAGCGACCACTATCCATATACCATCTTTGGTTGCTTCCTTTCACTGCTCCCTGTACAAGGAAATCAACGATTAAACTTGGGAGACCAAATAattttgggtcccttgtaatgtgAAAATGGGTGAATTaaactttttcttgtccaagcaGGCATCACACATTTTTTATTGGAGGAACCATGTTCTTTAGCAATAGTTactttttcaacaaaaactttatttttctattAGGAGTGAAATCTAGCTTTACAGGTTTCTTTAAAGTGCCCAGTATTACCATAGTGAGTGCAAAGCCAGTTATCAGGGACAGTAACATACTTACTATGTGGATTGTAGGAAGTCTCTTccttttggaacccgattccTTGCCTGTTCCCCACGTTGCTTTTATACATGGCATTGATTGTATCAGAGGATCATGTCCACTTTAGAGATTTTTCTAGGTCATTTTTAACTCTGCCTAGATCTTTCTGAAGTTGTCTGTTTCTTTCAAGTTCAGCGCACATAATAGATTTCACCATTTTGAGCTTATTTTCAAGCTTAAGGTatgcctcacttgcaacttcctttcccttttagGTGTTCCCagaactattttccctttttaattcctCAGTTGTTTCTTTTAGATCCACAACTACTACCAACAAGTCATCATTCTCCTGCTCTACGATTTCAATTTTCTCAGTTAGAGcatctttttatttctttaagtCCTCAATGGTTTCTTTTAAATCAACCATTACGACTACCACATCATCTCTCTCATGTTTTAGCTCTCTTAGTTTTACAGTTAACACATTTTATCATTGATGAGATTGTGATAAGGATAAATTAGAACATTTGCCAAGTATATAAGCTTCTTTTGAGAGtaaaacttcaatttttttttgaacatTTAGAAAGTttacatcatcatcatcatcttcatcttcatcatatttttccATCAGGGTAAAAATAGAGTCATATTCAGCTGCTTCACTTTCAACGGCCATCATGGAGGTGTCACTTGTATAACATCTTCCCCAAATTCACTGAAAAaatctccccatgcagcaagagcttgtttcacaaTATTGTTAGCAACATCTTTTCTCTTGAGTCTCCTAtgaggaaccgggttcctcttatCTTTTTTGTCTGTGTTGTGCTTGTATTGATCTTGCTTGTGGAGAggacagtctttgatgaaatgtcctGCCTTCCCACATTTATGATACAAGTCATAGCCTTTTGGTCTGCTGGAGCTgcccctttttggaatgcctccatttcTGCGAACCATTTTCTGAATTCTTTTTGCCAGATAAGCCATGTCAGCATCCTCACCACTTGAGTCATTGTTGTCGGccttgaggaccaggttcttttcctttttgggttctcttctttcatggtccttctttttcttcatttcataggtcttcagatttccgatgagttcatcaatggtcagCTTTTGCAGATCCTTTGCCTATGTGATAGCATTGACTTTGCTTTGCTAGGAACTAGGTAATACACTAAGTATTTTCTTATTCCTTGGAATGATCTctatgagcacctaattttttaccatagTTGGATtttttagtatttaaatagcttttaagtttaatcttaatattttagttttatttaaccttttataagtttattttagataaattaaaaataataaaaatagtcacaattttaCATATTAATTGTGTTCTTGTtctcaaaataaagaaaaaggttCCAAATACttcctctgttcca
Above is a window of Nicotiana tabacum cultivar K326 chromosome 8, ASM71507v2, whole genome shotgun sequence DNA encoding:
- the LOC142163132 gene encoding uncharacterized protein LOC142163132, translating into MAVESEAAEYDSIFTLMEKYDEDEDDDDDGAVKGSNQRWYMDSGRSKHMTGSTDDFLSIKALQGGSVSFDNGKKGYILRETKLNSYQRLSLSPVLMTGEVVLMAKRFKNIYLADFEYLNNGDLTCLSVFVDDAELWHKILGHASFSLLNKLVKKDLVHGLPKSRFKDQKIQVKMSHNIVNIRSDHGTKFENAKFIKFYAEIGISLNFLARRTPLQNSVVERKNRTLENMARTILIDSGVAKGFWAEAINTTCYLINRCIIRSLLNKTPYELLNERKPKLTYMRTFGCKWFALNNGKEVLEKFDAKSDKRIFLGYSPQSKAYKVYKKGLYVLNKAYKVYKKGLYVLKKAYM